One region of Mangifera indica cultivar Alphonso chromosome 3, CATAS_Mindica_2.1, whole genome shotgun sequence genomic DNA includes:
- the LOC123210398 gene encoding uncharacterized protein LOC123210398 isoform X2 — protein MKPSQCIIQSSLPDDIALKIASFLEEPEVCALGSCSRFWKNLCGSDCIWESLTRQRWPLLPVFNEPSVTGWKGLYMKQHNEMATGTSDVVKYVEQCMRSDSLEVGDYLQAVEDLNAMQLGFKDVQMFLFKSKLNVLLNLVGLHYCIFWLKMPGLHNQHSSAFACL, from the exons ATGAAGCCATCCCAGTGTATCATTCAAAGCTCGCTCCCTGATGATATTGCCCTCAAGATTGCTTCATTCCTTGAG GAACCAGAAGTTTGTGCTTTGGGCAGTTGTTCTCGGTTTTGGAAAAACTTATGTGGGTCGGACTGCATATGGGAATCTCTTACAAGACAGAGATGGCCGCTTCTGCCCGTATTCAATGAACCTTCTGTAACt GGATGGAAGGGATTATATATGAAGCAGCATAATGAGATGGCAACTGGAACAAGTGATGTTGTTAAGTATGTGGAGCAATGTATGCGATCAGATTCATTAGAGGTTGGAGATTATTTGCAAGCAGTTGAAGACCTGAACGCTATGCAGCTTGGATTCAAAGATGTGCAGATGTTTCTGTTTAAGTCGAAACTGAATGTGCTGCTTAACTTGGTCGGCTTGCACTACTGCATTTTCTGGCTCAAAATGCCG